A region of Plantactinospora sp. BC1 DNA encodes the following proteins:
- a CDS encoding DUF262 domain-containing protein, protein MVAAAETTLQGLLEGAKQYQVPLYQRTYSWMEHQLERLWHDLVRLSDDRLENPKATHFIGSLVLAPSPDNGPAGVQNFLVVDGQQRLTTLSLLLCAIRDHRMAVDGAEHRDRLNDQYLINRYNPNRRLKLVPTQADLDAYVACLDSSAQAGQGPVGAAYEFFRDRLAEPENAAQIERLEEAVIFGLGLVSVTAQAGDNVYRIFESLNNTGLKLTQADLLRNYLFMRLPTRSQTVYNAHWLPLQEQLSSAELETLFWLDLVHREPRVTQGDTYVRQQAWLDRFATEDEIEAEVRRFARLGALLRLILQPDEEKDPDVRYRLARLNSWGTTTVYPVLLHLLDRRSLGTATDGQVARALHYLESFLVRRLLIGRATANINRNLMSIVTEMDKHLPVDQAVHAYLSAGRKYYATDNDVRHAVRSLPFYTNGRAAQRSLVLRWLEESYGSKEPVSAGKLTIEHVLPQSLNPEWRQMLATDLEPSEDVAEVHASLVHTLGNLTLTGYNTELGNSPFAVKKVQLTKSGVQLTQDIVACERWGRPQIHARADALAERIIKYWPGPTSVATDQNEVRWDLMTQALAALPAGSWTTYGDLAALIGTAPQPVGNRLRAVPLPNAHRVLQAEGTVSEGFQWPDGRTDDPIAVLTAEGVKFDEREKADPSQRIDLEELAQLTGVAPDELPKRTPRQRPGEGQSLAEQFVEQLNVLQNSRAAAATLVLLDRWTELGGTLLYGGGAETSCFLMARERGHRDGDIWPATIYPSGRFEVVFQHLSIRTPFDDTALREQLRQRLNQLPGVAIATAKLTLRPAFPLTVLTDREALEALVEHLGWFYEQAHRADENEVITV, encoded by the coding sequence ATGGTCGCTGCGGCCGAAACTACCCTGCAAGGCTTGCTGGAAGGCGCAAAGCAGTATCAGGTACCGCTGTATCAGCGCACTTATTCATGGATGGAGCACCAACTGGAGCGGCTCTGGCACGACCTTGTCCGGCTTTCCGACGACCGGCTTGAGAACCCTAAAGCGACCCACTTCATCGGATCCCTGGTGCTGGCGCCGAGTCCTGACAACGGTCCGGCTGGCGTACAGAACTTCCTGGTGGTGGACGGTCAGCAACGGTTGACCACCCTTTCACTACTGCTCTGCGCGATCCGCGACCATCGGATGGCCGTCGACGGTGCCGAACACCGCGACCGGCTCAATGATCAGTATCTGATCAACCGGTACAACCCGAACCGACGGTTGAAGCTCGTACCGACCCAGGCCGACCTGGACGCCTACGTAGCCTGCCTCGACTCCTCGGCACAGGCGGGCCAGGGCCCGGTCGGAGCAGCGTACGAGTTCTTCCGCGACAGGCTGGCCGAGCCGGAGAACGCAGCGCAAATCGAGCGCCTCGAGGAGGCGGTGATCTTCGGACTTGGGTTGGTCTCCGTAACCGCACAGGCCGGCGACAATGTTTATCGGATCTTCGAGTCATTGAACAATACTGGGCTCAAACTGACCCAGGCGGACCTGCTACGCAACTACCTGTTCATGCGACTGCCGACCCGTAGCCAAACCGTCTACAATGCACACTGGCTGCCGCTACAGGAACAGCTCAGCTCTGCCGAACTAGAGACCTTGTTCTGGTTAGACCTGGTCCACCGGGAGCCACGGGTCACTCAGGGCGACACGTACGTACGCCAGCAAGCCTGGCTCGATCGGTTTGCTACCGAAGACGAGATCGAGGCCGAGGTGCGCCGCTTTGCTCGACTCGGTGCTCTGTTGCGGCTCATCCTGCAGCCGGATGAGGAGAAGGACCCGGACGTACGTTACCGGCTCGCGCGCTTGAACTCCTGGGGAACCACCACGGTTTACCCAGTGCTGCTACACCTACTCGATCGCCGCAGCCTCGGCACCGCGACCGATGGACAGGTCGCCAGAGCACTCCACTACCTGGAAAGCTTCCTCGTCCGACGTCTGCTGATCGGCCGGGCTACCGCCAACATCAACCGCAACCTGATGTCGATCGTCACGGAGATGGACAAGCATCTGCCGGTCGACCAGGCGGTGCACGCCTACCTGTCGGCTGGGCGCAAGTACTACGCCACCGACAACGACGTCCGACATGCCGTCCGATCGCTGCCCTTCTACACCAATGGGCGGGCAGCCCAGCGATCCCTGGTGCTGCGCTGGCTCGAAGAGTCGTACGGCAGCAAGGAACCGGTCTCGGCTGGCAAACTGACCATCGAGCACGTTCTTCCGCAAAGCCTCAATCCCGAATGGCGGCAGATGCTCGCCACCGACCTCGAACCATCCGAGGATGTCGCCGAGGTCCACGCCTCACTGGTGCACACTCTAGGAAATCTGACTCTGACCGGTTACAACACCGAACTGGGCAACAGCCCATTCGCAGTCAAGAAGGTGCAGTTAACCAAGAGCGGCGTGCAGCTCACGCAGGATATCGTGGCGTGTGAACGCTGGGGTCGGCCGCAGATTCACGCCCGCGCGGACGCGCTCGCCGAACGCATCATCAAGTACTGGCCAGGGCCGACCTCCGTGGCAACCGATCAGAACGAGGTGCGCTGGGATCTGATGACACAGGCACTCGCCGCGCTGCCGGCCGGCTCCTGGACGACATACGGCGATCTGGCCGCCCTGATCGGCACGGCTCCGCAGCCTGTCGGCAATCGCCTGCGGGCCGTGCCGCTTCCCAACGCTCACCGGGTGTTGCAGGCCGAGGGCACCGTCTCAGAAGGTTTTCAATGGCCCGACGGCCGCACCGACGACCCGATCGCGGTACTGACCGCCGAAGGCGTCAAGTTCGACGAACGTGAGAAGGCCGACCCGTCTCAGCGGATCGACCTCGAGGAGCTGGCACAGCTGACCGGTGTGGCGCCGGACGAGCTTCCGAAACGGACTCCCAGGCAGCGGCCGGGCGAGGGACAGTCCCTGGCTGAACAGTTCGTCGAGCAGCTCAACGTGTTGCAGAACAGTCGGGCTGCCGCGGCTACGCTGGTGTTGCTGGATCGGTGGACCGAGTTGGGCGGCACTCTCTTGTATGGGGGCGGCGCGGAGACTTCCTGTTTCCTCATGGCCCGAGAGCGGGGTCATCGCGACGGTGACATCTGGCCCGCGACCATCTACCCGAGTGGCAGGTTTGAGGTCGTCTTCCAACATCTGAGCATCCGTACCCCTTTCGATGACACCGCGCTGCGGGAACAATTGCGACAGCGGCTCAACCAGCTGCCAGGAGTCGCCATCGCAACCGCGAAGCTGACCCTGCGACCAGCCTTTCCGTTGACCGTTCTCACCGACCGCGAGGCCCTCGAAGCATTGGTCGAGCACCTGGGTTGGTTCTACGAGCAGGCACATCGAGCCGACGAGAACGAGGTCATCACGGTCTAG
- a CDS encoding FAD-dependent oxidoreductase: MPAQTDVVIVGGGLAGLAAARRLHRAGTPWLLVEAAERLGGRVGTEAVDGYLIDRGFQVVNTGYPRLSALVDLTSLGLGYFTQGVLVRRGETLHRMVHPLRDPFGAARTVLTGLADAAGLGRLGNVPAGDDVDRVVGGRLADVRRISSVGRATDRLRLAALAARCASLPVDRLLAAPETSTETALRRAGLSDRIVEELLRPFLSGVFGERELHTSSHVFAMIVRSFARGRIGLPAGGIAALPEAVATPLPESLIALGVSATSLRPGLVRTSAGAVRCRAVLVATDPGTATALLPPLRRIRMQSLTTYYHSTAEPPLAEPILLLDGDRRELIANTVVVSHAAPTYAPAGRHLVATSVAGPMVPPEPVVRAELARLYGRPVDDWEHLTTVPVPEALPAAPAPQGRLRKPVALGEGIFVAGDHRASPSVQGALASGWRAAGAINGYLRG, encoded by the coding sequence GTGATCGTCGGTGGCGGATTGGCCGGGCTCGCCGCCGCCCGTCGACTGCACCGGGCCGGTACGCCGTGGCTGCTGGTCGAGGCCGCCGAGCGGCTCGGCGGCCGGGTCGGCACGGAGGCGGTGGACGGCTACCTGATCGATCGCGGCTTCCAGGTGGTGAACACCGGGTACCCGCGGCTCTCGGCGCTGGTGGACCTGACCTCGCTGGGACTCGGCTACTTCACCCAGGGCGTACTGGTGCGCCGGGGCGAGACCCTGCACCGGATGGTCCACCCGCTGCGGGACCCGTTCGGCGCGGCCCGTACGGTGCTGACCGGCCTCGCCGACGCGGCCGGGCTCGGGCGGCTCGGAAACGTACCGGCGGGCGACGATGTCGACCGGGTCGTCGGCGGGCGGCTCGCGGACGTACGCCGGATCAGTAGCGTCGGACGGGCCACGGACCGGCTCCGGCTGGCGGCGCTGGCGGCCCGCTGTGCGAGCCTTCCGGTGGACCGGCTGCTCGCGGCCCCGGAGACCAGCACCGAGACGGCGCTGCGCCGGGCCGGGCTCTCCGACCGGATCGTCGAGGAACTCCTCCGGCCGTTCCTCTCCGGAGTCTTCGGCGAGCGGGAGCTGCACACCTCCAGCCACGTCTTCGCGATGATCGTCCGGTCGTTCGCCCGGGGCCGGATCGGGCTGCCGGCCGGCGGGATCGCGGCACTGCCCGAGGCGGTCGCCACCCCGCTGCCGGAGTCGCTGATCGCGCTCGGCGTCTCCGCCACGTCGCTGCGGCCCGGACTGGTCCGCACCTCGGCCGGGGCGGTCCGCTGCCGGGCCGTACTCGTCGCCACCGACCCGGGCACCGCGACCGCCCTGCTGCCGCCGCTGCGCCGGATCCGCATGCAGAGCCTGACCACCTACTACCACTCCACGGCCGAGCCGCCGCTGGCCGAGCCGATCCTGCTGCTCGACGGGGACCGGCGGGAACTGATCGCCAACACGGTGGTGGTCAGCCACGCCGCGCCGACGTACGCCCCGGCCGGGCGGCACCTGGTGGCGACCTCGGTGGCCGGGCCGATGGTGCCGCCCGAGCCGGTGGTCCGGGCCGAGCTGGCCCGGCTCTACGGCCGCCCGGTCGACGACTGGGAGCACCTGACCACGGTCCCGGTGCCGGAGGCGCTGCCCGCCGCGCCGGCACCGCAGGGGCGGCTGCGCAAGCCGGTGGCGCTGGGGGAGGGGATCTTCGTGGCCGGGGACCACCGGGCGAGCCCCTCCGTGCAGGGTGCCCTGGCCAGCGGCTGGCGGGCGGCCGGCGCTATCAACGGGTACCTGCGCGGTTGA